Proteins encoded together in one Marispirochaeta sp. window:
- a CDS encoding HAD family phosphatase, whose translation MKAVIFDLDGVLVDSEPFHAETLLSLAGELEIPLSLEDTRRFIGVSDEEMWSILIHEHRLGGDLSAKVLAERQAQRSLDRLSVKPLSPRDGVPELLTELRSLGVATGVASSSATAYVDRVLSTAGLSLYFNVRVAGDQVQNCKPDPEPYRTALERMGIPAGWAAAIEDSPPGIESAKRAGLFCFALKTSGSQAEGVLKPDVVIKDFSQRERSRILYLLDSERVPDGIFQRRVKAHKS comes from the coding sequence TTGAAGGCTGTCATCTTTGATCTGGACGGGGTTCTGGTAGATTCTGAACCCTTTCATGCGGAAACACTGCTGTCCCTTGCCGGAGAATTGGAAATACCCTTGTCTCTTGAAGATACCCGGCGCTTTATCGGAGTCTCGGACGAGGAGATGTGGAGTATTCTGATTCACGAACACCGGCTCGGCGGGGATCTGTCAGCGAAGGTTCTGGCGGAACGCCAGGCACAGCGCAGCCTGGACCGCTTGTCTGTAAAGCCGCTGTCTCCCCGGGACGGTGTTCCTGAGCTGCTGACTGAGCTGCGTTCTCTGGGAGTCGCCACAGGGGTAGCATCCTCGTCGGCCACAGCCTATGTTGACCGTGTACTGAGTACGGCGGGCTTGTCCCTGTATTTTAACGTGCGGGTTGCCGGCGATCAGGTTCAGAACTGTAAACCCGATCCGGAACCCTACAGAACAGCACTTGAACGCATGGGTATCCCTGCCGGTTGGGCAGCGGCTATCGAAGATTCACCGCCGGGAATTGAATCTGCCAAACGGGCGGGGCTGTTCTGTTTTGCTCTGAAAACCTCCGGATCTCAAGCAGAAGGGGTACTAAAACCGGATGTTGTGATCAAAGACTTTTCCCAACGGGAACGCAGCAGGATTCTGTATCTTCTTGACTCAGAGCGAGTACCTGACGGCATATTCCAGAGGCGGGTTAAGGCTCATAAATCGTAA
- a CDS encoding PTS mannitol transporter subunit IICBA: MQGTALGARAHIQRFGRFLSGMVMPNIGAFLAWALITALFIPTGWLPSEKLAALVGPMITYMLPMLIAYTGGKLVWGVRGGVVGVIATMGVIVGADVPMFLGAMMMGPLGGWAIKKWDEVVEPVIPVGFEMLINNFSAGIIGGLLSLLGLIVIGPVINGLSHFLMAGVDSIISMGLLPLASILVEPGKILFLNNAINHGVFGPLGIQQVQETGKSILFLIETNPGPGLGILLAYLFFTKGTVRDTTPGAIIIHFFGGIHEIYFPYVLMNPVLILAVIAGGFSGVLTNVLLSTGAFATPSPGSIFALMAVAAKGSHLGILMAVIVSTAVSFIVAMPFVRRFDRINREAGDKLEAAKKQTQDFKGLGRVSKIVFACDAGMGSSAMGANRLKKKLKAAGLNVHVEHAPVDEVPTDADLVISHVNLTERARQSAPNARHFSITNFVNAPEYDEIVAELSGKTPVDV; the protein is encoded by the coding sequence ATGCAAGGTACTGCGTTAGGTGCACGGGCCCATATTCAGAGGTTCGGCAGATTCTTAAGCGGTATGGTAATGCCTAATATCGGGGCTTTCCTCGCATGGGCTCTCATTACCGCACTGTTCATTCCCACCGGCTGGCTTCCCAGTGAGAAACTGGCAGCCCTGGTAGGACCGATGATTACCTACATGTTGCCGATGCTCATCGCCTATACCGGTGGAAAACTGGTTTGGGGAGTCCGGGGCGGTGTTGTAGGTGTTATCGCAACCATGGGCGTTATTGTCGGAGCAGATGTTCCCATGTTCCTCGGTGCCATGATGATGGGACCCCTGGGCGGCTGGGCGATCAAGAAGTGGGACGAAGTGGTTGAACCCGTCATTCCCGTCGGCTTTGAGATGCTCATCAATAACTTTTCCGCCGGAATTATCGGAGGACTTCTCTCCCTGCTGGGCCTCATTGTTATCGGTCCGGTAATCAATGGTCTTTCCCACTTTCTGATGGCCGGTGTGGACAGTATTATTTCCATGGGTCTGCTGCCTCTGGCGTCCATTCTGGTGGAACCGGGTAAGATTCTTTTTCTGAACAATGCCATTAACCATGGTGTTTTTGGTCCCCTTGGTATCCAGCAGGTGCAGGAAACAGGCAAGTCGATTCTCTTCCTGATCGAAACCAATCCCGGCCCGGGTCTGGGTATTCTTTTAGCTTACCTCTTCTTTACCAAGGGTACCGTACGGGACACTACTCCCGGTGCCATCATCATCCACTTCTTCGGCGGAATTCATGAAATCTACTTCCCCTATGTACTGATGAATCCTGTTCTTATCCTTGCGGTCATAGCAGGTGGATTCTCCGGGGTTCTTACCAATGTCCTTCTGAGCACCGGTGCCTTCGCGACCCCGTCCCCCGGTTCCATCTTTGCCCTGATGGCCGTTGCGGCAAAAGGCAGTCACCTCGGAATCCTGATGGCCGTTATCGTCTCCACTGCAGTGAGCTTTATTGTTGCCATGCCCTTTGTCCGCCGCTTCGACAGGATAAACCGTGAAGCCGGTGACAAACTTGAGGCAGCAAAGAAGCAGACCCAGGATTTCAAGGGGCTCGGCAGGGTATCCAAGATCGTTTTCGCCTGTGACGCCGGAATGGGATCCAGTGCCATGGGGGCAAACCGGCTGAAGAAAAAACTCAAGGCCGCAGGGCTGAATGTTCACGTAGAGCATGCGCCGGTGGATGAAGTCCCGACGGACGCGGATCTGGTCATCTCTCATGTCAACCTGACCGAACGTGCCCGCCAGTCGGCGCCCAATGCCCGGCACTTCAGCATTACCAACTTTGTGAATGCCCCTGAGTATGATGAGATTGTCGCGGAACTATCGGGCAAGACCCCGGTGGATGTATAA
- a CDS encoding HTH domain-containing protein: protein MTSRLLAVIKLLAESSDYTTVEQIAEATGAGVRTIHRDLEILERSLSLRGVRLERRRGVGVRLIDPVPKRLMESADAVRFSAVSESGQRPLLILLYMILAADWIKLSEIAHVLFVSDSTVSSDISALEEILPGSIYIERQKGTGVRMIADETEIRMLFLSAFPNLVPVYLLYGDESGVETENGEERLLRLIGVRACRDRFFTMIRAAEDILRHRLSPTSSGMLYSYLFLLARRIPVTGNLQRLAPSGMNTPEPYIRAARCMLAADSGELLSVSTEEDQEVLLLARVLSSLEIAAVSADSVENYLGNLWTPVNSVIEHTLGRLEVSRRVWLHDDRLLLNYLRMTLAAAARRIDLGIPRWREIGLHPYPGLEDTPEAAALVSQFMIEMEERLPEFSPSQVRREIHEASLALGAHIEVLQTRHAPEFRVRILCVEGLGMSDYIAALVRDVFPRGVLIDSHWDPGFEENQTPGEYDLVVSSFPLKVRGCRHVLIRADSSPQEIRGQLRETAAELETRETNEEPEKPVQKEKRREVAKVSEQVQELSLPVIMSVISGFFVEKRVPELGLLAQAVAALARRGDCDNEIMIVDFERRESYGSLIFEELNVRILHCRTEGIPEPRAGVIQTVPMEPTVLVLAAPLTASPVQTHALSEIVIALTDFGDFAEVLSRGNRREIQGRLLTLFSQKFG from the coding sequence ATGACATCCCGACTCCTGGCGGTAATTAAACTTCTCGCGGAAAGCTCAGACTATACCACGGTAGAGCAGATCGCCGAAGCAACCGGGGCGGGAGTACGGACGATTCATCGTGATCTGGAGATTCTTGAGCGCAGTCTGAGCCTGCGGGGAGTCCGTCTGGAACGGCGCAGGGGGGTTGGGGTACGCCTGATTGATCCGGTTCCAAAGCGGCTTATGGAGAGTGCCGACGCTGTCCGGTTCTCGGCTGTCTCAGAAAGCGGTCAGCGTCCCCTGCTTATTCTGCTCTATATGATTCTGGCGGCGGATTGGATAAAACTATCCGAGATTGCCCACGTACTCTTTGTCAGCGATTCTACCGTCAGCAGTGATATCTCCGCTCTGGAAGAAATTCTGCCCGGATCCATATACATCGAACGGCAGAAGGGAACCGGTGTCCGGATGATCGCCGATGAAACGGAAATACGGATGCTGTTCTTATCAGCTTTTCCGAACCTGGTGCCAGTGTATCTGCTGTATGGAGATGAGAGCGGGGTTGAAACCGAGAACGGAGAAGAGCGGCTGCTTCGTCTTATCGGGGTTCGGGCCTGCCGGGACCGCTTTTTTACCATGATCCGCGCGGCAGAGGATATCCTGAGACACCGCCTGTCGCCGACCTCCTCTGGAATGCTCTACTCCTATCTTTTTCTGCTTGCCCGGCGGATACCTGTAACAGGCAACCTTCAGCGCCTTGCCCCCTCCGGAATGAATACTCCGGAGCCCTACATCCGGGCGGCCCGGTGTATGCTGGCTGCAGACAGCGGGGAGCTGCTCTCTGTTAGTACAGAGGAGGATCAGGAAGTACTGCTTTTGGCACGGGTCCTTTCTTCTCTGGAAATCGCTGCCGTTTCCGCTGATTCGGTGGAAAACTATCTTGGTAATTTGTGGACGCCTGTTAATTCTGTAATCGAGCATACCCTTGGGCGGCTGGAGGTGTCCCGGCGTGTATGGCTCCACGATGACCGCCTCTTGCTGAACTATCTGCGTATGACCCTTGCCGCCGCGGCTCGCAGAATAGACCTGGGTATTCCCCGGTGGCGTGAGATCGGTCTGCACCCTTATCCCGGACTGGAGGATACCCCGGAAGCGGCGGCTCTGGTTTCGCAGTTCATGATTGAGATGGAAGAACGTCTGCCGGAGTTCTCGCCCTCCCAGGTACGGAGGGAGATCCATGAGGCTTCCCTCGCACTGGGGGCACATATAGAGGTTCTTCAGACCCGGCACGCGCCGGAGTTTCGTGTACGGATACTCTGTGTGGAAGGATTGGGAATGTCCGACTACATAGCCGCTCTGGTACGGGACGTATTCCCCCGGGGGGTGCTTATCGATTCTCACTGGGACCCGGGTTTTGAGGAAAACCAGACACCCGGCGAATATGATCTGGTGGTCTCTTCGTTTCCCCTTAAGGTCCGGGGATGCAGGCATGTTCTCATCAGGGCGGATTCCTCGCCTCAGGAGATCCGGGGACAGCTGAGGGAAACCGCGGCAGAACTGGAGACGCGGGAGACGAATGAAGAACCTGAAAAACCTGTGCAGAAGGAAAAACGGCGTGAAGTTGCAAAGGTCTCGGAGCAGGTCCAGGAGCTTTCATTGCCGGTAATTATGTCGGTAATCAGCGGATTCTTTGTGGAAAAGCGCGTTCCCGAATTGGGCCTCCTGGCACAGGCTGTCGCCGCCCTGGCCCGACGGGGAGACTGTGACAATGAAATCATGATAGTGGACTTTGAGCGCCGGGAATCCTACGGAAGCCTGATTTTCGAGGAATTGAATGTCCGTATTCTCCACTGCCGCACCGAAGGGATTCCCGAACCCCGGGCGGGGGTTATCCAGACTGTGCCAATGGAACCGACGGTGCTGGTTCTTGCCGCACCGCTGACGGCTTCGCCCGTTCAAACTCACGCCCTTTCGGAGATTGTCATCGCCTTGACGGACTTTGGTGATTTTGCAGAAGTCCTTTCCCGTGGTAACAGGCGGGAAATTCAGGGACGTTTGTTAACACTGTTCAGCCAAAAGTTTGGCTGA
- the ptsP gene encoding phosphoenolpyruvate--protein phosphotransferase, translating to MLKGIPSSTGIGTGSVYLLHEREVPLGRTGPSSSRNTSGARSHTRRSTESEMERFSRGLEVASAYYTQLIERIREKIGEDEAEIFEGHLEILTGEDMAEAVEEAIMEHDAIAERAVIDFVEETAKEFEELESDYFKQRAGDLRDIGRRLAEAIYYGSISDPGELPENSVIVAEELTPSATARLDTERVAAIITEKGGRTSHAAILARSLSIPCVTGVDGLIAAVRSGQQVLVDGDAGTVDTKVNQEKIQAAQYRKQKADKQTEKRRRWSGEAVPQLADGSPYGLMANVGGVAEAEQAASFGAAGIGLFRTEFLFMRFSDFPGLDQQADEYRAVCAAMAPAPVIVRLLDCGADKPLPYASHPQEDNPFLGERGIRYLLAREDRLRTQIEAIARIFAEGYPVKAMIPMVISASEIDAVRSLVPASAAGLPVGIMVETPASVMIVETLARKADFISIGTNDLVQYLLTVDRGNPRVSAYYQEFHPAVFSAISRIVEGAHAAGIHVGVCGDMASHADSALALLALGVDEISAGINAIPELKACLSKISSSSLKELAVQLKSAPDADAARAAARTLVPDNLSPWMDE from the coding sequence ATGTTGAAAGGAATCCCTTCTTCTACCGGTATAGGAACCGGGAGCGTATATCTGCTTCATGAACGGGAGGTCCCCCTGGGCCGTACCGGGCCGAGTTCGAGCCGTAATACCAGCGGTGCCAGATCTCATACCCGGCGCAGCACTGAGAGTGAAATGGAGCGCTTTTCCAGAGGGCTGGAGGTTGCCTCCGCGTACTATACCCAGCTTATCGAACGTATCCGGGAAAAGATCGGGGAAGATGAAGCGGAGATCTTCGAAGGACACCTGGAGATCCTGACCGGCGAGGACATGGCAGAGGCGGTTGAAGAGGCAATCATGGAACATGACGCCATTGCCGAACGGGCGGTTATTGATTTTGTTGAAGAGACTGCCAAAGAGTTCGAGGAACTGGAGTCGGACTATTTTAAGCAGCGGGCTGGCGACCTGCGGGACATCGGACGCCGCCTGGCGGAAGCCATCTATTACGGTTCCATCAGCGACCCCGGCGAGCTGCCCGAGAACAGCGTCATTGTTGCTGAAGAGCTTACCCCGTCGGCAACGGCGCGTCTGGACACGGAGCGGGTAGCGGCGATTATTACTGAAAAAGGGGGCCGGACCAGCCATGCCGCCATTCTTGCCCGTTCACTTTCCATTCCCTGTGTTACCGGGGTCGACGGTTTGATCGCTGCGGTCAGAAGCGGTCAGCAGGTGCTGGTTGACGGAGACGCGGGAACCGTGGATACGAAGGTGAATCAGGAAAAGATCCAGGCGGCACAGTATCGTAAACAGAAAGCGGATAAACAGACGGAAAAACGCAGGCGCTGGTCCGGAGAGGCTGTTCCCCAGCTGGCCGACGGATCTCCTTACGGGCTGATGGCCAACGTCGGCGGTGTAGCCGAAGCAGAACAGGCCGCCTCCTTTGGTGCGGCGGGGATTGGCCTGTTCAGAACGGAGTTCCTTTTTATGCGGTTCTCCGATTTTCCCGGCCTGGATCAGCAGGCCGATGAATACCGGGCTGTCTGTGCAGCCATGGCACCTGCACCGGTGATTGTTCGGCTCCTTGACTGCGGAGCGGACAAACCTTTGCCGTATGCATCTCACCCGCAGGAAGACAATCCCTTTCTTGGAGAACGGGGTATCCGGTATCTTCTGGCCCGGGAAGACCGGCTGAGAACCCAGATTGAGGCTATCGCCCGGATCTTCGCCGAAGGTTATCCTGTAAAAGCGATGATACCGATGGTTATCTCCGCTTCGGAGATTGATGCCGTCCGTTCTCTGGTTCCTGCTTCCGCTGCAGGATTGCCTGTGGGAATTATGGTAGAAACCCCGGCATCGGTCATGATCGTTGAAACCCTTGCCCGCAAGGCGGATTTTATCAGTATTGGTACCAACGATCTTGTCCAGTATCTGCTTACTGTAGATCGGGGGAATCCCCGGGTATCGGCATACTATCAGGAGTTCCATCCAGCGGTATTCTCCGCGATCTCACGGATTGTTGAAGGGGCCCATGCAGCAGGCATACACGTCGGGGTGTGCGGGGACATGGCAAGCCATGCTGATTCCGCTCTTGCCCTTCTTGCCCTTGGCGTGGACGAGATCAGCGCGGGGATCAATGCTATTCCGGAACTGAAGGCCTGTCTGTCGAAAATAAGCAGCAGCAGCCTGAAAGAGCTGGCTGTACAGCTGAAGAGCGCCCCCGATGCAGATGCGGCCCGTGCCGCGGCACGTACCCTGGTGCCTGATAATCTGTCTCCCTGGATGGACGAATAA
- the ribA gene encoding GTP cyclohydrolase II — MKKSRRIEERMEQVRQALERIKHGNLVLVRDDEGRENEGDLVGAASLADAAMVAFMAVHGRGLVCQSVTEETARRLALHPQTHSNTDSMGTAFTVSVDAAAGITTGISAADRALTARILADPQSVPEQLTRPGHLFPLIAKKGGVLARPGHTEASADLARLAGLEPSGLICEVMNEDGTMARGPELEKLAAEWGMPLISVKDIIAWREALGDIVLEETDSAMMPTEHGEFSIRAFRCEDPAASEMLLLESRASGGIPLVRLHSECLTGDGFHSLRCDCGPQLTAALSRIADEGGALVYLKQEGRGIGIFEKIRAYILQDRGLDTVSANISLGHEADLRRYGSAAAILKKAGYTRVRLLTNNPEKVAALERAGIEVVERIPHYHGGNRHNLRYVQTKIEQMGHYAPRKLKEIAL; from the coding sequence ATGAAAAAGAGCAGAAGAATTGAGGAAAGAATGGAACAGGTCCGACAGGCCCTGGAACGGATAAAACACGGAAACCTGGTCCTGGTCCGGGATGACGAGGGGCGGGAGAACGAGGGAGACCTGGTGGGGGCCGCGTCTCTGGCAGATGCCGCGATGGTTGCTTTTATGGCGGTCCACGGACGGGGCCTTGTCTGCCAGTCCGTCACTGAAGAGACCGCACGGCGTCTGGCACTGCATCCCCAGACGCATTCGAATACGGATAGCATGGGCACGGCCTTCACGGTCAGCGTGGATGCCGCCGCGGGAATCACCACCGGCATCTCCGCGGCGGACAGGGCTCTGACCGCCCGTATCCTTGCCGATCCGCAGTCGGTTCCGGAGCAGCTGACTCGCCCTGGCCACCTGTTTCCTTTGATAGCCAAAAAAGGCGGGGTTCTGGCCCGGCCGGGACACACCGAGGCTTCCGCCGATTTGGCCCGCCTGGCCGGGCTCGAGCCCAGCGGCCTGATCTGCGAGGTAATGAACGAGGACGGCACCATGGCCCGGGGGCCTGAGCTGGAAAAGCTTGCTGCTGAATGGGGAATGCCCCTGATAAGCGTCAAGGATATCATCGCCTGGCGGGAAGCCCTGGGGGATATTGTCCTGGAAGAGACGGACTCTGCAATGATGCCCACGGAGCACGGTGAGTTCAGTATCCGGGCATTCCGCTGTGAGGACCCCGCTGCCTCCGAGATGCTCCTCCTCGAAAGCAGAGCTTCCGGGGGAATCCCCCTGGTACGGCTCCATTCGGAGTGTCTGACGGGAGACGGTTTTCACAGCCTGCGCTGCGACTGCGGTCCCCAGCTCACTGCAGCCCTGAGCCGGATTGCCGACGAGGGGGGCGCCCTGGTCTATCTTAAGCAGGAAGGACGGGGGATCGGCATCTTTGAAAAAATCCGGGCCTATATCCTGCAGGACCGGGGGCTGGATACTGTAAGCGCCAACATTTCCCTGGGACATGAGGCCGATCTTCGGCGTTACGGCAGCGCCGCTGCGATCCTCAAAAAAGCGGGCTACACCAGGGTGCGCCTTCTGACTAATAATCCTGAAAAAGTGGCTGCCCTGGAACGGGCGGGCATCGAGGTGGTGGAAAGAATACCCCACTATCACGGCGGCAACAGGCATAACCTTCGGTATGTACAAACCAAGATAGAACAGATGGGGCACTATGCGCCCCGGAAACTCAAGGAGATTGCACTATGA
- a CDS encoding riboflavin synthase — MFTGLVEEIGTIHSFKRRGEYQQMEITGRKVLDGTRPGDSIAVDGVCQTVTEIRKGSFLVDVLSATLKKTTFGQFRLGRRVNLERAMSLGDRLGGHLVQGHIDAAGRVTEVRREEKNVFFSLDLPQKLVPLCVAEGSIAIDGVSLTIAEIAGPCITVNVIPLTWEKTVLSDRKAGDGVNIEADIIGRYVARMLGYFSSREQKPGLSRERLESLGYT, encoded by the coding sequence ATGTTTACAGGACTTGTTGAGGAGATCGGGACCATACACAGCTTTAAGCGGCGGGGGGAATATCAACAGATGGAGATCACCGGCCGCAAAGTGCTGGATGGTACCCGTCCAGGGGATTCAATTGCCGTCGACGGTGTGTGCCAGACCGTAACGGAAATCAGGAAAGGATCTTTTCTGGTTGATGTACTGTCTGCGACCTTGAAAAAAACCACCTTCGGCCAGTTCCGCCTCGGACGGCGGGTTAATCTGGAGCGGGCTATGTCGTTGGGAGACCGTCTTGGGGGACATCTGGTGCAGGGACATATCGATGCCGCGGGAAGAGTCACGGAAGTGCGGAGGGAGGAGAAAAACGTCTTCTTTTCCCTGGATCTTCCGCAGAAACTTGTGCCGCTTTGCGTAGCCGAGGGTTCTATTGCCATCGATGGAGTTAGTCTGACGATTGCGGAAATCGCCGGGCCGTGCATAACGGTTAACGTGATCCCCCTTACATGGGAAAAGACAGTATTGTCAGACCGCAAAGCAGGGGATGGAGTAAATATCGAGGCGGATATTATCGGACGTTACGTTGCCCGAATGCTGGGATACTTCAGCAGCCGGGAGCAGAAGCCGGGCTTGAGCCGTGAGCGGCTTGAATCCCTGGGATATACATGA
- a CDS encoding PTS sugar transporter subunit IIA, which yields MACFVDRLIESKTIAVGCSARDWEEAVRIGGRMMIDAGLIEDRYVQTMISNHREIGPYFIVAPGIAMPHAKPETGVLKTGYALLTLSSPVEFGDEENDPVDVLIFAGAANREEHNQEAVPQIAELCDSEKYVQALRSARNNDEAVSVLQDFAAAFEAGEFD from the coding sequence ATGGCCTGTTTTGTGGACAGATTGATTGAAAGTAAGACTATCGCGGTCGGATGTTCGGCACGTGACTGGGAGGAAGCTGTCAGAATCGGCGGCCGAATGATGATCGACGCTGGTCTGATCGAGGATCGCTACGTCCAGACGATGATCAGTAACCACAGGGAAATAGGGCCCTATTTTATCGTTGCTCCGGGGATTGCTATGCCCCATGCAAAGCCGGAAACCGGGGTCCTGAAAACGGGATACGCCCTTCTGACCCTCTCTTCGCCGGTTGAATTTGGCGATGAAGAGAATGATCCGGTGGATGTGCTGATCTTCGCCGGCGCTGCAAACCGGGAGGAGCACAACCAGGAGGCGGTGCCGCAGATCGCCGAACTCTGTGACAGCGAAAAGTATGTGCAAGCCCTTCGGAGCGCCCGAAACAACGACGAGGCTGTTTCGGTATTGCAGGATTTTGCGGCTGCCTTTGAAGCCGGTGAATTCGATTGA
- a CDS encoding mannitol-1-phosphate 5-dehydrogenase yields the protein MKEEKDMKLAVQFGAGNIGRGFIGALLSRSGYRVLFVDISDIIIPELQKRGEYTVEIVGETRSEETVSPVDGCYPDDDALLDAIAGAEIVTTAVGPNVLEHIALRIAAGLERRRQKGSSGTVNIIACENMVNASSKLKELVEESLDEETKAYVKKYAGFPDSAVDRIVPPMEESDDVLRVRVEDFSEWIVDRGGFAGAVPEIAGMQLTDTLTAFVERKLFTLNTGHAIAAYLGSLHGYGTIDQSIGDDQIRQIVRGAMEESGEVLVRRYGFDREKHREYIEKILRRFANPWLKDDVQRVGRQPLRKLGFDDRLIKPLRGTTEYSLPNQNLLVGIAAALYFRNDDDAQAARLRELLEISDIKEVLPRITSLNDTEVLTAIENAYEDRGVDDLVRNYVHQWIRIVSMKEARDNFAQLVSEAMAGREIIVASRGKPVVRLTPVSPPAAKREEAAH from the coding sequence ATGAAAGAAGAAAAAGATATGAAACTGGCGGTACAATTCGGTGCCGGAAATATTGGCAGGGGATTTATTGGCGCCCTCTTGTCCCGGTCCGGATACCGGGTACTGTTCGTGGATATCAGCGACATCATAATCCCTGAACTGCAAAAGAGGGGTGAATATACTGTTGAGATTGTCGGTGAAACACGTAGCGAAGAGACCGTTTCTCCTGTAGACGGCTGTTACCCGGATGATGACGCCCTGCTGGATGCCATCGCCGGGGCGGAAATTGTAACAACGGCTGTAGGTCCCAATGTTCTGGAGCATATTGCCCTCAGAATCGCGGCCGGACTGGAACGACGCAGACAGAAAGGCAGCTCCGGCACGGTCAATATTATAGCCTGCGAGAACATGGTAAATGCTTCATCTAAATTAAAAGAGCTGGTGGAAGAGTCTCTGGATGAGGAAACAAAAGCCTACGTAAAAAAATATGCAGGCTTTCCAGATTCCGCGGTCGACAGGATCGTACCCCCTATGGAGGAATCCGATGATGTGCTGCGGGTACGGGTAGAGGATTTCAGTGAGTGGATCGTTGACCGCGGCGGTTTTGCAGGAGCTGTGCCTGAAATTGCCGGGATGCAGTTAACCGACACCCTGACCGCCTTTGTGGAAAGAAAACTCTTTACCCTGAACACCGGACATGCCATTGCCGCCTACCTGGGGTCCCTTCACGGGTACGGGACAATAGACCAGAGCATTGGGGATGATCAGATCCGGCAGATAGTCCGGGGTGCCATGGAGGAGAGCGGCGAGGTTCTTGTCAGGCGCTACGGTTTTGACCGTGAAAAACACAGAGAATATATCGAAAAGATCCTGCGGCGTTTTGCCAACCCCTGGCTTAAGGATGACGTACAACGAGTCGGCCGGCAGCCCCTGCGGAAGCTTGGTTTTGATGACCGGCTGATTAAACCCCTGCGGGGAACAACAGAGTACAGCCTGCCGAACCAGAACCTGCTGGTCGGGATTGCTGCGGCCCTCTATTTTCGAAACGATGATGATGCGCAGGCCGCCCGCTTGCGTGAGCTTCTTGAAATCAGCGACATAAAGGAGGTTCTGCCCCGGATTACCTCCTTGAATGATACAGAAGTCCTCACGGCCATAGAGAACGCCTATGAGGACCGCGGAGTTGATGATCTTGTAAGAAATTACGTTCATCAGTGGATCAGAATAGTCTCCATGAAGGAAGCCCGGGACAACTTCGCTCAACTGGTCTCCGAAGCCATGGCAGGAAGGGAGATTATTGTGGCCAGTCGCGGAAAGCCGGTGGTCCGTTTAACTCCGGTAAGCCCTCCGGCAGCAAAGAGGGAGGAGGCCGCTCATTGA
- a CDS encoding HPr family phosphocarrier protein produces the protein MLKGNLVVTNEEGLHTRPANRFVKEVRKFESQVVLKRNGKEAPGKSLVKLMKLGIVQGDEVTLICEGPDEKEAFEALTGLLQPEGSVQC, from the coding sequence ATGCTTAAAGGGAACCTGGTGGTTACCAATGAAGAGGGACTTCATACCCGGCCTGCGAACCGTTTTGTAAAAGAGGTCAGAAAATTTGAGTCCCAGGTTGTTCTGAAACGCAATGGAAAGGAGGCCCCGGGCAAGAGTCTTGTCAAGCTCATGAAGCTGGGTATTGTCCAGGGGGATGAGGTAACCCTGATCTGTGAGGGTCCCGACGAAAAGGAGGCCTTTGAAGCCCTGACCGGCCTTCTGCAGCCCGAGGGTTCCGTCCAATGTTGA
- the ribE gene encoding 6,7-dimethyl-8-ribityllumazine synthase: MKTNINSDIKTLEGSLHNGEGKSFALVVSRFNSFITERLLEGAMDCLSRHGVRSENLTIVRVPGAWEIPLAAKRCTASGSCDGVICLGAVIRGSTPHFDYVANEVSKGVASVSLESGVPVVFGVLTTESIEQAVERAGTKAGNKGWEAAETALEMTDLTVKLQNL; encoded by the coding sequence ATGAAAACGAATATCAATTCCGACATAAAAACCCTGGAGGGTTCCCTTCATAACGGGGAAGGCAAAAGTTTTGCCCTTGTTGTGAGCCGCTTCAATTCCTTTATTACCGAACGTCTGCTGGAAGGGGCCATGGACTGTCTGTCCCGTCATGGGGTCCGGAGTGAGAACCTGACTATTGTTCGGGTTCCGGGGGCCTGGGAGATACCCCTTGCCGCGAAGCGCTGCACCGCTTCCGGCTCCTGTGACGGAGTAATCTGCCTGGGCGCGGTTATCCGGGGCAGTACGCCTCACTTTGACTATGTCGCGAACGAAGTCAGCAAGGGGGTAGCCTCCGTCAGCCTGGAGAGCGGGGTTCCCGTTGTTTTCGGTGTCCTTACCACCGAAAGTATTGAGCAGGCTGTGGAAAGGGCCGGTACCAAGGCGGGCAACAAGGGCTGGGAGGCCGCCGAGACCGCCCTGGAGATGACGGATCTGACAGTCAAACTCCAGAATCTTTAG